Genomic window (Ailuropoda melanoleuca isolate Jingjing chromosome 7, ASM200744v2, whole genome shotgun sequence):
GTGAAttttggcaaatatatatatataaaaccatccTTATCATTAcaatcaagatagagaacatttctatAACCCTAAAAAGTTCCCTTGTGTCACTGTAATTTCCACAtctctagaatttcatataaattccCCCTCCATTCTTAACACTGCCTTTGCCCCATTCACTTTTACCTCTTCcacaattttttcctttgttttctttcttttgcctctgaATCCAAGATTTTTTGAGTGGAGTAAAGAAAGAGGGCTTCTGCATGTGTATAATTTTGCTTTTGACTATACCTCAAATGATTTTATGTAAGACTTTATATACCATGTTTACACGTTTATAATTCAGAGATACCTTGTGCCttgaaaagtagaataaaaattgGCTGAGCTTGGATTCCTATCGTGAGATGCAGGTTTGGAACTATTACTATAAATAATAGataactaaataataataaaactattatttattcatGGCCTTAATCATCAGGTTAGAACATTTTACTTAAAACTAATATGATTAGGTTTGATGTTcacataagtaatttttttttttttttaactaggaaGCACATTTAATGAAATGGCAAAGTGGGTAAAGCAGGACAATGAAACGGGGATTTATTACGAGACATGGACTGTCCAAGCCAGTCCAGAAAAAGGGGCAGAGACATGGTTTGAATCCTACGACTGTTCTAAATTCGTGTTAAGGACATATAAGAAGTTGGCTGAACTTGGAGCAGAGTTCAAGAAGATAGAAACCAACTATACAAGAATATTTCTTTACAGTGGAGAACCTACCTATTTGGGAAATGAGACATCTGTTTTTGGGCCAACAGGAAATAAGACTCTTGCTTTAGccataaaacaattttattaccCCTTCAAACCACATTCATCAACTAAGGAATTTCTTTTCAGTATCTTGCAAATTTTTGATGCAGTGATTATACACAGAGAgttctatttgttttataattttgaatactGGTTTTTACCTATGAAATtcccttttattaaaataacttatgAAGAAATCCCTTTACCTAACAGAAACAAAACACTCTCTAGTTTATAAAAGTTTAATTCTACTGCTCTTTTTCCCTTCTATCACCAGCATGTATTTTTTCAGGTGGTTTTACATTTGTGGATTTCCTAGGCCTTTCTGCCTTGGAGCAGAAATGCACCTGGGCAGATTTGCTGCATTGTCGTCTCAGGACTTTTTTTGGAGAGAAGCTGAAACTTACTGCATTGGCCAAAGTAAGCACGTTAGGTGATCTTGATTTCGAACTCCAAGGCTTTGTTAATATGAATTACAGTTCATATCAGATATATAGGATCTTTGGACccgtattttttaaattgtggataTGATGtgccaagattttttaaatacccTCAGTGACATTTTCATGATGGGAGGTACTTTTTTCTGGCACAGTAGTTATGCCTTTTCATTTAAGTACTTGGTGGTGGTTTAGACTGACTTTACAGCTTTTGTAACTTTTGGGACCAGGCCTAGTAGTTTGATTTTTGTTATCTTCACTTAAAGACCAATTTGGACACCATAGCTGCAGCACTTGTGCTTCCAGATGAGGTAAAAACAGTGTTAAAGAGCCCAAGTTTCTAGCTAGCATTTTAGAATTAGCCAGTAACTGGCATTTTGTGATTGAGGCAGCTTAGCGTTTCTCAACCTTAGTGTCCTTATCTCTAAGGTGATTCATCTGTCAGGACTGTTGTAAAGACTGAAGCCATGTCTGTCTGTCATGGGAGAGTTACAGTAAATGGCAGCTATGATGATGAATCAAAGAACAAAGTGCCATCCTTGACCTGGCCTAATGTAGTTTACGCGCCAGCCTTTCCTGGGTTTTATAGTCATACCCCAGACTTTGAGCTGACGGTCGAATGCTTCTGCAGTTCTTCAAACACATGGGACATGGAAGTGTCTGACTGCAGATGCATCTGGGTGAACAGGCGCACTCTGACTCTACTCTTCTTGGAGTCCTTCCAGCCAGTAGAGATGCCAGCTCAGTAGAAGAGGGCACGCTTCTCAGGGGACAGGTTTTCGTCAAGGATCTCCAAGTAGGTGTGCTTCCATTTAGGGCCATCAAACAAGGTTTCAAGgtcctttaaatgtttgatgaTCAACTGAACACTGTCTATTCATGGAAAAAACACCAGTCAGTAAGAAGATGAAGCAGAGACAATCCGGTTAATATGTTAattatgtttttcagtttctactAACATTTGAGTGCCTCTTGAGAGGTTAGTTATCATTGAGTTCTCCTACAAAGCCTAAACTTAGGTATTATTTACCTGATCCAGATGAGCACACTGGGGCTTAGAAAGGTTAAATGTCCTTTCCCTGGCTACCCAGCTAATGGTAACGGAGCCACATTTTGATCCAGTTCTGCTGACTGCATGGCAAACACTATCAAGCAAGGTTTCACGGTTACTCAAAGTGTAGTCCTCAGACCAGTGCCCGTACCACAGGTCACCAACACCACAGGTTACTGCTCAAGTACAGATACGGCTAGGAAGCCATTCAGAAACTTCTTTTAAAGCAACTTATTGAAGTAATTTTGTTTGTTGaatctaataaaaaagaaattgcttgtattttgtatgtctttgtttttatttcatttgtctaggaattcattttaattctttttcaaaactatAGGCACTACAACAGTCTGAAAAACCCACTCCCTTCACCACAGATAGCTTGAGAAGCACTGCATTACTCCGCTTACTGCAGCACGAAGGCGAAATCTGCTCAGCTACGTGGGGAGAACTGTTTCACTGCCTACCATTTAGCCTATGTACTTATGTGAACAGTGCCTAAACATTCCTAATTAATTTTGCCTCTTTAACCTGCTAGTTGTTTTCAATGTCACAAAAGTGGGGATCTTTGTGTTATCACCACCTAGTGGCTGAAATCGGGCAATGCCAACTTCTACCAGATTTTTAGGAAAAGTGATCTGGGAAAACAATTTTGGATTTTCTAGAACTGCATTggggaaacaagcaaaaactcTTGTGCCACATTTGTGTTAACTCTAAAGCACAGAACTTGGTTCTCGTAGCAAAGGCAAATGACGTCTGGATGTGGAACTTGAATTTTAAAGCAAGATtctaaatagttaaaaaatactCAGTATTTTTCAGTTCCTAAGAATATTAACAAATGAAGGAATTCCCTGAAAATAATAGGTAGACTCAGGTGACTATTGCACACAGCATAAAAATCACATCAGTACttaagaatttatcaaacttgTGAACTATACTTACAAGATGAAGTAGGGCTTTTGGAGTAGAGATGCTTTCAAAATGGTAGTTGAGAAACCAAAATACGGCCAGGCAGGAATTTGCCAATTAAATTTTGCTGCCCTTTGATCTACTATATAACTTAAAcgtgatttctgtttttctgttaagTTATGAATGTATAAAATGTCCTCTATTTCTAAGAGAAACCATTTTGTTGAAGTTTGATTTAGGGctttagaataaatatatatcctCACTTATTAATTCTGGTCAGTATCAAGTAAGTATACTCACAAAGTGTCATCAAATGTGTTTTAATAGTTGCATACAGGAAAACAGTCAAAAGTTTAGAATACTAAAACCGTAAAATCTTTGGAACCCTCGGTATCAGCTCCTTTCAAATCAGGGAAAAAAGAAGTCTTAGGAAACTTCATCTAGTTTTATAATCTGGTCTGGTGGtacttaaaagaattttttggGACTTCAGTTCCTTTaagagtatgtatgtatgtatgtatgaattaGAAGTTGTTGGTatgtggggcacctaggtggcgcagtcgttaagcgttacgggatcaagcctcacatcaggctcctccgctgggagactgcttcttcctctcccaccccccctccctgtgttccctctctcactggctgtctctctctctgtcaaataaataaataaaatcttaaaaaaaaaaaaagttgttggtATGTTATACAAAGAACAGTATTCTAAAACCACACACATGCTTTTCCCTGTTCACAGCCAAAGGCAAATGGGCTTGCTGAAGTTTGTTTCCAGCATCTTCCCATTTACCCTTCATTGTCCAAGTAGATTCCTGCGCTCTCAAATTTGCCCATCTACATTTTCTCTCCCCTACTTAATATATTCTTTTACTGGACTGATTATTCTAAGGATAAGCTCTTGGTTCACTTCTGGAATAAAGGGCTTTGTGTCTGTTTTATATGTCCTATATGTCCTTGTGTTTAAAGGATAGTTGGGTGTCAGGAAGCAGGTAAAATTTTTCTGGCTGCTTGATAACAGATGGTTATCAAAGATTGTTCCCAGTCATGTATGGGGTACAGATTATACTTACAGCTTCTTAAAGGGCCTAGTTCAGGCCTAAGCCTTCACATCAACCCCTCCCATTTATCTATTCTaagcttttctgtaaatataaaaatttctttgaatGCAGTAAATTGATTTAATCTTCAGTCatgcctgtttttttgtttttctgatagtATTGTTAAAACAGCCTAGATTACCAAAGGAAATTGAAGTTATTTTCTGGAAGCTGTTaagacaggaaatgaaaataatttcaatagtTTAACAACTATCCtcgttgggacacctgggtggcgcagtccattaagcgtcatactcaggttgtgatctcaaggtcatgagatcaagccccatgtcaagctgAGTGGGCTCTGCACAAAGCACGGAGTCTGCTAggactctttctctctgtgctcCAACACccagctctctctaaaataaataaaacttaaaaaaaaaaaacacaacgaACTATTCTGATTGTATGGATTTATAGATGACATTTCCCTATGAAAAGGCTACCTGGGTTTAAGGACTTTTAAgaattctatttcaaaataatctgtTTTGTAAATTCTTATTCTAAAAGCAGAGTCTATTCTTTCTAATTTAACCATTTGCTttataaagtttgaaaaataaatttacatttcctATCATTTCAGTCATCAGGGCTTGTTTCAAGGATAGACTCCATCTGCCTCATCTTACCTTCAAAACAGTCATTCTACCATAAACTTATTTAATATTCAACACTatcaaatacaaatttgaaaCTAAAACCATAAATCTGTATATTTAACTTGTTGGAAAATCAAGTACATATCCTagggtagtttttaaaaattataatacaacaGCATTAGTAACTATCTTTATTCTCAAATTGATAAATGCATTTAACATATACTTTACAGTATAAACAAAGTAAGTGCTATGCATTTTACTTATAAAGTGACTTAAAGTATTTCAAGCATTATATAATTCAATTTgtacaaaaaagtaaatttccaaataaagctTTGGTTAGAACTGATTATGTATTGTCAAATCCATTTTCCAAAGTTGTTcaaggaaaaaaagtttcatcCACTAACACAGGTATCTCTTGTACAAAGCTATTTACTGTTTAGTAAGAGGGGAAAATATTACAATAATTGCTTTTAATTTCCAAGTCTGGATCagccttttttctcatttatatgtggcCAGAATACCCTTTTGAAAAATAACCTTTTACTTTATTCTTAGGAAggtaatctattttaaaaatagattagatCTGTAAGACTGTTAGTTTCCATAATTACCAAGATGCTTTCTAAAGTTTCAAGCATTAATATATTAGTCCGTTGGGTTAAATCATTTGTAATTTCCCTTAGGAAGGTAATATCTACTAGCGCTAGTGCTCAGTATCAAAGCTTATATAATACCTAAAAAAACTAAATGTAGCCCAAAACTTAGTATTTTTACAGCAATGTATGGATTACCTTTATTCatatgaaagtaataaaaatgctaCCTaacttaaataatataaaatagcacTTTAACCAAATTAACAATCACAAAACTgcagatatttttctattaaaattttccaGTCCACTGAGCAATATTTACTCAAAAATATGATTATGAACTTAAATATATCCTCTTTTAAGTTTACTTGTTTATACTGAACTCTACATTGGTGCTCCTTTTATGATTTTTGAAAGTTCTACTTATGTAACTATTTaattccaaaatggaaaaatgagccATCACTAAAATTCACTGGAGAATAATATTCTTTCatggaaataatttataaacattttaaagttctacttttaattactttaatttgGCTTTTTTAAATAGATAAGCTTTTCATTTCAATTACTGTATAATACTTCAAAACTAGcttaaacaaagataaacaaaaccaaGGAGAACTGGTAAAGCATTCCTTACTTTACAATAGGATGCCTCAAAGTGTCACATACATAGTAACATCACAGAAGAGAATTTATATGGTTTAGCAGATTATAGAGCAAACCTGAAAGTTTATACAAAGTTAAACACTGCCTcccttcctgtttttttcttttactttgatcTTGGCTCTGTTTATTATCTTTCTATAATAACCACTTTGATACTTCCAGTTTTCTAAGAGATCCAATTACTTACACACACCTCTTTGAACAGCTCTGTAACATATTCCAGAACATTCAACCAATCTCTTTCATTCGATATGATATATCCTACATTTTTCTCACAAAATGCTCTGTCCTGAGCTATATTAAACACCTTATAACAGGTGTATGTATAACTGAAGACCCTAAAATGtcaagtttacatttttaaaaaaatgcatagagaACATAACTTTGGAAAACCTATTAGTACTCACTTCTCAGATATTATAATATataggttttgtttctttcagacTGTTAAGCTTCATAACTGGTTATTAATTTCAGATCtgaaccacatttaaaaaaagtttttctgaGCTTTGATTGCTATTAGGCTAAAGAAAGAGATGAAGTTTTCTGACGGAAACTGGTCCATGGGTCTTCCAATGAACAATCCTTACGTATTCAATGCAGATATCAAATTTCCATGCCACAAAATAGAATACATCAGAACTACAGGAAATAAACTCTTATTATAAATACAATATGCTTAATGTTAAGGTGCTATTCACCATGCCCTACATCATTCAGTCTTTACCAAGTGGGCATCATGTCTGGAAACCACACCCTACCAAGATGCTTGGACACCTCCCAATGGATCTGCTCCAAACTATATTTTTGGTCAGGAATTAATACTTCTTCCATAATGGATAACTGAGACAGGCGGCCGCCACACATCTTCACAAACTCAACAAAGGCACTACATGAGACTTCACATTCCCCTAGTCCAATAGCTGACAAATTTTTACAACGTTCTGCAATGCGAATTAACTCTTCGTCAAGTGGCCGTAATCCATTAGCACATACTACTAGTTCAACTAGCCTAGGGCATGTCATTCCCACACGGCCAAGCACATCTTTGCTTACTGATCTCCCAAAGTAAAGATGGGTGGCAGGTATTTCATACCGAAAGAATGGATCAAATTCCtcttcatataaaaaaaaatacatcactaAGTTTACTTTTGGTGAATGTCTGATGAAAGCATCCCAGCTGCTTTTCTGAATAGTATGGAAGTGTGTCTGTCCAGGATTCTCACTGACTACATCAATGCGCAAATGTTCCAATCGGACGTGTTTTTCAGAAGATAAAGCAAGCAGCAATTCATCACTTAACAAGTGGTAATTCAGGGCCAGTTCACGTAAGCCATGACATTGATCAGCCACACAAAGGAtaccttgaaagaaaaaagaccttattatttacaaatttttgtACAAGTTCATCATCTgttcaaaaaatttaaatcaagtaCATGTCTCACAATAAAGGTTTAGCATGTTTCCCTATCACAAAgctatacaatttaaaatttagttatatGGTTGGACTAGCAGAAAgtcacaaacatttaaaaacctaTTACTAATTCTGTCTATAAGAAAATGAGACCAATTCTAAATCTGATACCTTAAAAAGACATGAAAGCTCACTTAACAACttagataataaattattaataaatagagttgacccttgagcaatagcggggttaggggcactgacccctgTACAGTTAAAAATCTGtgcataacttttgactcctcaaacACTAAttgcctactgttgaccagatgCCTTACTGATAAAAtagtcaattaatacatattttgtatgttatacatgtatatactgtgctacattcttacaataaagttaaagaaaatactaagaaaatcgTAAGAGGAACTTTATTTATAGCATaaatctgtatttattgaaaaaaatccaggttTGTGGACCCACAAAGTTCAAACCCATGTAGCTAAAGTGTCAGCTGTATGTTAATATTCCATAACTCAGTAAAGTTTACCCCAGTAATGCATGGACAGtgtcatattcttttaaaaactgatcaTTAACACCAAACTTACAGGTTAAgccaagaaaaattatatgatcactGCTACAGAGGACAAAGGAcattttttgaaattgaaaacttAATCCTAATTAAAACGAAAAAAAGGTAAAGCAATATAAAAGAATCTATGTAACTAAGtaaaacatttgacaaatttttaattaagatttctAACAGGTGAGTTTTAACTGCTAATAGTGTATAATAAACTTATcaaatttccaagaaaaaataCCAAGATACCACTAGATAAATGAGTCAAAGATAACTAACCAATTCACATTAATGGAAATATTAAATGTAACTAACATATTCTAATATATCCAGAAAGCAGTTCTATAAATGTTTCCCTATACTTAGGGCACTATGCTTCAGAACTACCCCAAACCCCTACCAGCAGGAGATCTTACTAAAGGTCAGAACCTGATCTCTGAAATGGCCTAgtataaaaattcaaacagacAGCCTATACTACCTGATAAATGATCCATTCAAATCATTTACTTCTTGTGTTTAGAAACGAAGATAGGAACAAAACACATCATATTATCTACTGTTTATTTTACAAGTATATGTCAGGTACTAGATATGTTATCCcatgaatcttcaaaaaaaatctagaaaagtgttatttctattttgaagttGATGCAGCTAAAgacagcagagctggaattcaaacacAGACTGAGTGACTCTTAAGTTCATGTGCTTAACTATTGCTTGAGAAGTGACAAGACACAGAGGCACCAATAAGCCAAAGCTTAATAGCAGTGGAAGGAGAATATAAGCAATAGAATCAGTGAAGAGATAAACTGAATCACCAGTATGAGAGTCACAAAAGAGGGAATAAAAGACATCTGTGCTGGAGCGCCTAGGTTGctcctcagtcagttaagtgtctgattcttggtttcagctcaggtcatgatctcagggtcatgggatcaagccctgtatggggctccgtgctcagtgcagtctgcttgtctctctccctccgctccttccctccccaccctcccctctctctctcaataataaataaaagattttatttatttgaaagagaaagcacacaagcagagggagcagccccatgcgggactcaatcctgggaccctaggatcatgacctgagccaaaggcagatgcttaacaaactgagccatccaggtgtccctaaaataaataaaatttcaaaaaaaaaaaaaaaaaaaagaagatatttgtgCTTCACTACTCAGCCACTGCAAAGTTTCTGCTCTCTATAAGGTGTGTATATACTTTGAAATAAATCCTCATTACCCAAGATAATCTGATCTCTGTTCTTTACAATCTCATAAAGcctaatataaaaagaaaacaaatacatgggGAATGGTAaccaaagatgaaaataaaagaaacagatatcATCTGGTAACAATAAAAGCAGTTGTGGCAGGCTAAATCTAAAAGTGGTCCCTAAGATTCCACAACCTAACcccctggaacctgtaaatgtgaTAATATACCACTCCCatgattatgttacattatataGCACAGTTGGCTTTAATAAGATTGTCCAGGCAGTTCTAATCTAATCATAAGCCCTTCAAAAGCTGAGTTTTCTCTGGCCAGTTGCAGAAAAGAAGTCAGACTCAGAGCTTCTCTGGCTAAGCAGACAAGCTAGCTGAGCAATGACTATAGCTCCGACCTGCTGAACTGTGACACCACTAAATCAGTGTTGGTTTAACCTGCTAAATGTGTAGTTGTTAGTTATGCAACAATAGAAAACTCAGTTAAACAGTTActatatgattcagtaattctactcATAggtatatatgcaaaagaaattaagccttatgtccacacaaaatcttACATATGagttttcatagcagcattgttcctaacggtcaaaaggtggaaacccaaatatccaccaaATAAACAATAGACAGACATGGTATATATCCATACAAGGGGAATGTTATttgtcaataaaaagaaatgaaacactgatatatgctacaacttGTATAGAAATTCATTATTGGTGGTATTATAAATTCACACAActcatttagaagaaaaaacagtaaaaagcataaaaaacatCCAGACCCTCTGACCTAGTTCTTCCACTTCATCATTTGTCCTATGGAAGAAATTACTAGAAGCAAACGGCTATGTGccaaaatagttcattttttaaatcacagcaaAAATGTAGAAACAAGTATGCAACCTCATAAGGCAAATGATGGCTTATCAACAACACAAAATACTAAGTAACTAAATGTTGATTAGCTCAGCTGATATTTAATAAGTGTCTTCATGTCAAGCACTGGtgctaggaaaataaaatacaacatgaaCAAGACATCCTTATCCCAATAGAAGCAGCagataatgaaacaaaaatgctCTGGGAGTCATAACAAGGGAATCAAGGAAGATTTCCCAGAACTAACACAGTGAGACATAAACAATTAGAAGGATCGAGTGAGGGCAAAAGGTGAGGGAAAAGGAAGTgaataatatttactttgtgAACACCCAGACATGGAAGAAAACAAGCCTTCTAAGAAATGAAGGGAGCTCAATATACAGGATGCGAGTAAGGTAACATCTTTATGGATGAACCCAACAGACAGGCAAGGGCTAGATCATATGGGACCTTGTCAGCCTCAGTAAGGAGTTGGGATCTTACCAAAAGCCTAGTGAGAAGCTTtgaagaaaactggagaaaaaaatcagatttgtattttagaaagattacccTGTCTGTAGCATGGAAATCACATTAAAGAGCAGGCTACAAGTTATATCAGGTTAAGAGGGTACTgcacaggggcacctaggtggctgagctggttaagcatttgactcttgactttggctcaggtcatgatctcagggtcatgagactgagccccacatcaggctcctcgctgagcacagagtctgcttatccctctccctctctctgctcccctccccaccgcacTCATGCTCACATTCTGTCACTCTCTtgctctaaagtaaataaatctcaaaaaaaaaaaaaaaaaaagagggcactGCACAAAGATTATGGGGGCCTGTACTAGAAGTAGTAAGTGGAGATGAAGGAAGGTACAGTGTCTTAGTTCAGGTTGcttaacagaataccacagataGGGTGACTtatgcaataaacatttattcctcacagttctggagcctgcaAGTCCAACATCAGGATGTTAATAGcaatggttgggttctggtgaggaccATAATCCTTGCTGGCTTGTggacagccaccttcttgctgtgtcttcacatggtgaaaaagagatcctctctctcctgtctcttcttacaagggcactaatcccatttatgagacCTCTACCCTCAGGACCTAACTCTCCCAACCCAATTCCAAGTATCATCACATTGCAGCTTAGGGCTTCAGCAATAtgaatggggggagaggggctcgACACAAATCTTCAGTCCACAGCGTAGAGATTCAAGGCATACTTTTGTGATGGAGTCACCATACTTTGGTGAGTAAAGGGATGTAGAAATGGTAGGAAGAATCAAGGATGTCTCTCAGGTCCCTGACAACTAGGATGGATGGTACCATTTACTGAGACAGCACAAAGGAAAAAGTGAGAGATCTGGatagagggaaaagaaagctCATTATTAATCTGCAGTACCAGTGAGACACTCCAGAGCAACTGGGCCATCAGCAGCTCAACACATAGCTCTGGAGTCCCAGAGCAACTTTAGGTAAGAAGTGTTAACATACAGAATGAAACTGAAGCCATAGATGGCCATGACATAGCCCAGAGTTTCCATAGTAAAACAAAAAGGACCTAGCACAGAACACAGTGAAACACCAAAACTtaaggaatgaaaagagaaatcagcAAAGAGATGGCAGGAACaatcagagaggaaggaggaaaatcaaGAGTACAGTATCAGAGTCAAGTTACTAGTATCGAATGGTGCCTAGAAATCAAGCAAGTAGACAATTATAAGCACTatatgaaatggggaaaaaagtttgataaaatatttagtgaagaaagaaaacagccctTAATTTCAATTTAGAGAAAGCATAGTCCCAATATGCAAAAAAATACGTTAAATTTTAAGTTGAAATCCTCTACGGTTATactcttaaatttaaaagtattacaaatactctctttcatttcccttcccttcctgaacAACTTGCCCAAAAGCCATTAGGTGAGACCATGCAAGTTTTTACATACTATCAGAATTgatgtatgtatttaataaaagtaaatgaaaaggcGATGGACCAGGATAAAGAGAATAATGAACTCATAGTCTCACAGAGAAACCAGAGATACAAGGACTCTTCTATAGTATGAGAAGTGCTCTAAGTTATGTTCAGAGAGCTATGGAAACAACACATGGGGGATCTAAACCAAAGAGgaggaaataagaacaaaaccGGATCATCTGAGCCAAATTCTGAAGGCTGGCCTGGAGTTAGCTAGATGAAGAAGTGGGGGGGAAATGGTATTCTACAAAGTACAGTGTACTAACCACACACACAGGGACTAAGAACCATAGTTATGTAGGACTCAAGTAAAAGCACGTGAATGAATAGCAAACAAGATTAAAGAGACAGGAGGGGGTCAGGATACAAAGGACCTTGTACACTATGAAGCTATGAAATATGGACCACACTCTCACAGCAAATATAAACAGTAGATAGAAAATGTGACCAAGGTCACATGAGAAGGAAGTGCCAAAGGTCCAATCTTCTTAAATTCTATTCTATTTAGATTATCACTTTCAGTAAGTATGCAGAAGTGGCAGAAGCAGCTAGGGCAATACTGGAATAGACGTAGCCATTCCCATCACCAAGACCTGCCATGCAGGGCACATGGACAATAAGTTAAGTAATCTCCACCCAAGAGGAAATCATTTTCTTGGGGGAAGGCCAGGCTTTAGTAATAGCAAGAAGGTGGGAAGTTTTCTGTAAAGAGATCAAGGATTTAACACTGTGTCTTAAAAACAGGTTTCCCAAATAAAACAGCTGAAAGACTGGGAGGAATGTCAATAGCGAGAGGATGTGTCTGAAGTGAAGCGTCAGAGAGTAGTAATACCAAGTGCGAGTTTATACTTACTTTACAATACGACCCATTTGGAATTTAAATGATCTCAAACTGAATAATGTAGTAATGCTTAGAAAATTCTATAAAAGAAAAGTTGGATAGAGCTTTCATAATGCTATTCCCCATTCGATGGGCTCTCGGCTCCAAAATTCAACTTAGGGAAAGGGTTATCTTGTAA
Coding sequences:
- the FBXL3 gene encoding F-box/LRR-repeat protein 3 isoform X2, translating into MMKRGGRDSDHNSSEEGTAENSKKLRTTNEHSQTCDWGNLLQDIVLQVFKYLPLLDRAHASQVCRNWNQVFHMPDLWRCFEFELNQPATSYLKATHPELIKQIIKRHSNHLQYVSFKVDSSKESAEAACDILSQLVNCSLKTLGLISTARPSFMDLPKSHFISALTVVFVNSKSLSSLKIDDTPVDDPSLKVLVANNSDTLKLLKMSSCPHVSPAGILCVADQCHGLRELALNYHLLSDELLLALSSEKHVRLEHLRIDVVSENPGQTHFHTIQKSSWDAFIRHSPKVNLVMYFFLYEEEFDPFFRYEIPATHLYFGRSVSKDVLGRVGMTCPRLVELVVCANGLRPLDEELIRIAERCKNLSAIGLGECEVSCSAFVEFVKMCGGRLSQLSIMEEVLIPDQKYSLEQIHWEVSKHLGRVWFPDMMPTW
- the FBXL3 gene encoding F-box/LRR-repeat protein 3 isoform X3, with the translated sequence MKRGGRDSDHNSSEEGTAENSKKLRTTNEHSQTCDWGNLLQDIVLQVFKYLPLLDRAHASQVCRNWNQVFHMPDLWRCFEFELNQPATSYLKATHPELIKQIIKRHSNHLQYVSFKVDSSKESAEAACDILSQLVNCSLKTLGLISTARPSFMDLPKSHFISALTVVFVNSKSLSSLKIDDTPVDDPSLKVLVANNSDTLKLLKMSSCPHVSPAGILCVADQCHGLRELALNYHLLSDELLLALSSEKHVRLEHLRIDVVSENPGQTHFHTIQKSSWDAFIRHSPKVNLVMYFFLYEEEFDPFFRYEIPATHLYFGRSVSKDVLGRVGMTCPRLVELVVCANGLRPLDEELIRIAERCKNLSAIGLGECEVSCSAFVEFVKMCGGRLSQLSIMEEVLIPDQKYSLEQIHWEVSKHLGRVWFPDMMPTW